In Prosthecomicrobium sp. N25, one DNA window encodes the following:
- a CDS encoding L-rhamnose mutarotase has product MSDTETIAFALKLRPGMAAEYKARHDALWPEMKAMLLGSGILHYEIYLDEASHTLFAHILRRTDHTMPANRTNPVMLRWRAHMADVLEMDGDMAVSWPLEKMFELKA; this is encoded by the coding sequence GTGAGCGACACCGAGACGATCGCCTTCGCGCTGAAGCTCCGCCCCGGCATGGCGGCGGAGTACAAGGCCCGCCACGACGCCCTCTGGCCGGAGATGAAGGCCATGCTGCTCGGATCGGGCATCCTGCACTACGAGATCTATCTCGACGAGGCGAGCCACACGCTCTTCGCCCACATCCTGCGCCGGACCGACCACACCATGCCGGCCAACCGGACGAACCCCGTCATGCTGCGCTGGCGCGCCCACATGGCGGACGTCCTGGAGATGGACGGCGACATGGCCGTGAGTTGGCCGCTGGAGAAGATGTTCGAACTGAAGGCGTGA
- a CDS encoding ABC transporter permease, which yields MSLAVPDAPSPARAVASRVLREPMLVAGLALLLAILMIAALLPLAVDPGLAQVGATLPRQPPSAEHLLGTDVQGRDVLASLVAATPQTLKIGLLAGIIGLTVGTLLGLAAGFFGGLVDTVIRVAADVMMTIPGIAVLLLVATNVRAMSVELMAVIVASLSWMTATRTVRAQTLSLRERSYVDVARLSGDGGVRLVLVEILPNLLPFLAASFVTAVSRAILATIGLEALGLGPQNDLTLGMMIYWAQFYSAILRGLWWWWAPPVAMIALIFVGLLLTSAGLDRIVNVRLRTTA from the coding sequence ATGAGCCTCGCGGTCCCGGACGCCCCCTCCCCGGCCCGCGCCGTCGCATCCCGGGTGCTGCGCGAGCCGATGCTCGTCGCGGGCCTCGCGCTCCTCCTCGCGATCCTGATGATCGCGGCGCTGCTGCCGCTGGCGGTCGATCCCGGGCTGGCGCAGGTCGGGGCGACGCTGCCGCGCCAGCCGCCGTCGGCCGAGCATCTCCTCGGCACCGACGTGCAGGGCCGGGACGTCCTGGCCTCGCTCGTCGCCGCCACCCCGCAGACGCTGAAGATCGGGCTTCTCGCCGGCATCATCGGCCTGACGGTCGGGACCCTGCTAGGCCTTGCGGCCGGCTTCTTCGGCGGGCTGGTCGACACGGTGATCCGGGTCGCGGCGGACGTGATGATGACGATCCCGGGCATCGCGGTCCTGCTCCTGGTGGCGACCAACGTCCGCGCGATGAGCGTCGAGCTGATGGCCGTCATCGTCGCCTCCCTGTCGTGGATGACGGCGACGCGGACGGTGCGGGCGCAGACCCTGTCGCTGCGCGAGCGGTCCTACGTGGACGTCGCCCGCCTCAGCGGCGACGGCGGCGTCCGGCTCGTCCTGGTCGAGATCCTGCCGAACCTCCTGCCCTTCCTGGCGGCGAGCTTCGTCACCGCGGTCTCGCGCGCCATCCTGGCGACCATCGGCCTGGAGGCGCTCGGGCTCGGGCCCCAGAACGACCTGACCCTCGGCATGATGATCTACTGGGCCCAGTTCTACAGCGCCATCCTGCGCGGCCTCTGGTGGTGGTGGGCGCCGCCGGTGGCCATGATCGCCCTCATCTTCGTCGGGCTACTGCTGACCTCGGCGGGCCTCGACCGGATCGTCAACGTGCGCCTGAGGACGACCGCATGA
- a CDS encoding amidohydrolase family protein: MIVDAHCHAWETWPYDEPVPDRESRGRVEQLLYEMDRAGVAKAVVVCAGLGGNLGNNAYAHDAARRHPGRLVPFADVDSRWLDTHKTAGAAARLRQAAEAFGLAGFTHYLWETDDGSWLVGDEGSAFLAEAERSNLILSLACTPDHMPVVERIAERTPIPILCHHMVRVRAGVPRDTGLPAVLAAARHPNVYVKVSGFGYAGAAGEHFPYPSLTWLTRALYEVFGPERLCWGSDYPVSRRYMTYPQSLEVARRHFDFAPEADRALILGGTMARLLSERGA; encoded by the coding sequence ATGATCGTCGACGCCCATTGCCACGCCTGGGAGACCTGGCCCTATGACGAGCCCGTGCCGGATCGGGAGAGCCGCGGCCGCGTCGAGCAGCTCCTCTACGAGATGGACCGGGCCGGCGTCGCCAAGGCGGTCGTCGTCTGCGCGGGGCTCGGGGGGAACCTCGGCAACAACGCCTATGCGCATGACGCCGCGCGCCGGCATCCCGGACGGCTGGTGCCCTTCGCGGACGTGGACTCGCGCTGGCTCGACACTCACAAGACGGCCGGCGCGGCGGCACGCCTGCGGCAGGCCGCCGAGGCGTTCGGGCTGGCCGGCTTCACCCACTACCTGTGGGAGACCGACGACGGCTCCTGGCTCGTCGGGGACGAGGGCTCGGCCTTTCTCGCCGAGGCCGAACGGTCGAACCTGATCCTGAGCCTCGCCTGCACGCCCGACCACATGCCGGTGGTCGAGCGGATCGCCGAGCGAACGCCGATCCCGATCCTCTGCCATCATATGGTGCGGGTGCGGGCCGGCGTGCCGCGCGACACCGGGCTTCCCGCGGTGCTCGCCGCCGCGCGCCATCCCAACGTCTACGTCAAGGTCTCGGGCTTCGGCTACGCCGGAGCGGCGGGCGAGCACTTCCCCTACCCGTCCCTCACCTGGCTGACCCGTGCCCTCTACGAGGTCTTCGGCCCCGAGCGGCTCTGCTGGGGCTCGGATTATCCGGTCAGCCGCCGCTACATGACCTATCCGCAGAGCCTCGAGGTCGCCCGGCGGCACTTCGACTTCGCGCCCGAGGCCGACCGCGCCCTGATCCTCGGCGGCACGATGGCCCGGCTCCTGTCGGAGCGGGGCGCCTGA
- a CDS encoding ABC transporter ATP-binding protein, which translates to MTAAPQRSFEVAAGEPVLKVRDLEVRFETSAGPVRAVDGVSFDLRPGERLGLVGESGSGKSTTVLALLRMIRPPGRIAGGAVTLGGEDVLALAPEALRRIRFSRMSLIPQGAMSSLNPVLTVGDQIGDLLAAHGVRLSGAALRQRMTDLLARVGLGAEVVRLFPHQLSGGMKQRVCIALAIALRPQVIVADEPTSALDVVVQKQVLTTLGAVQADIGAAVILIGHDMGLMAQFAHRIGVMYAGRLVEIGPVRDIFATPAHPYTRMLISSLPSLVRRGVFKGIPGVAPSLLDPPPGCPFHVRCPAAVDLCRRDRPALRDVGTGRQAACHLAEAAP; encoded by the coding sequence ATGACCGCGGCGCCGCAGCGGAGCTTCGAGGTCGCCGCGGGCGAGCCCGTGCTGAAGGTGCGCGACCTGGAGGTCCGATTCGAGACCTCCGCCGGTCCCGTGCGCGCGGTCGACGGGGTGAGCTTCGACCTCCGGCCCGGGGAGCGCCTCGGCCTCGTCGGGGAGTCCGGGTCCGGCAAGTCGACGACCGTGCTCGCTCTCCTGCGCATGATCCGGCCGCCCGGGCGGATCGCCGGCGGCGCGGTCACGCTCGGCGGCGAGGACGTGCTCGCCCTCGCCCCGGAGGCGCTGCGGCGGATCCGGTTCTCGCGCATGAGCCTCATCCCGCAGGGGGCGATGAGCTCGCTGAATCCGGTCCTGACCGTCGGCGACCAGATCGGCGACCTCCTCGCCGCCCACGGGGTGCGCCTCTCCGGCGCGGCGCTCCGGCAGCGGATGACGGACCTCCTCGCCCGCGTAGGCCTCGGGGCGGAGGTGGTCCGGCTCTTCCCGCACCAGCTCTCCGGCGGCATGAAGCAGCGGGTCTGCATCGCCCTGGCGATCGCGCTCCGGCCGCAGGTCATCGTCGCGGACGAGCCGACCAGCGCGCTCGACGTGGTGGTGCAGAAGCAGGTGCTGACGACGCTCGGCGCCGTGCAGGCCGACATCGGCGCGGCGGTCATCCTGATCGGCCACGACATGGGGCTGATGGCGCAGTTCGCGCATCGGATCGGGGTCATGTATGCCGGCCGCCTCGTCGAGATCGGACCGGTGCGGGACATCTTCGCGACACCCGCGCACCCCTATACGCGGATGCTGATCTCCAGCCTGCCCTCCCTCGTCCGCCGCGGCGTCTTCAAGGGCATCCCGGGCGTCGCCCCGTCGCTCCTCGATCCGCCGCCCGGCTGCCCCTTCCACGTCCGCTGCCCGGCCGCCGTCGACCTGTGCCGCCGCGACCGCCCCGCGCTCAGGGACGTCGGGACGGGCCGGCAGGCGGCCTGCCATCTCGCGGAGGCGGCGCCGTGA
- a CDS encoding Gfo/Idh/MocA family protein gives MSGDRIRAAVIGAGWWGAASHLPTLASRPEVILDGVCRLGTEELERVRAHFGVAFASEDHRDVLARRPDVVVVASPHHLHFRQAADALEAGAHVLVEKPMTLDPAEAWALVRLAEARGRHLLVCNPYQYLPVLDEIGTLLQDGRAVGRIESVACSFVSVTRSVFTGAEGLSKWKSTFFRPDRATWQDPRQGGGFAYGQMSHAIPLALWLTGLVPRTVRAATVDAEGVDLCNAATVLFEGGAIGTFHGAAAMPEGHRVLMRLTVSGTDGVAILDIDRDRAEIRRGDGGSRVFAVPEGTWIPESRTPTDALVDLALGRGENRSPGRIGAAAVGTIAAMLDAARGGEGRVHRPEAGP, from the coding sequence ATGAGCGGGGACAGGATCCGGGCGGCCGTCATCGGGGCGGGCTGGTGGGGCGCGGCGAGCCACCTGCCGACCTTGGCCTCCCGCCCGGAGGTGATCCTCGACGGCGTGTGCCGGCTCGGGACGGAAGAGCTGGAGCGCGTTCGGGCCCATTTCGGCGTCGCCTTCGCGTCCGAGGACCATCGCGACGTGCTCGCCCGCCGCCCCGACGTGGTCGTCGTCGCCTCGCCCCACCATCTGCATTTCCGCCAGGCCGCCGACGCGCTGGAGGCCGGCGCCCATGTGCTGGTCGAGAAACCCATGACGCTCGACCCCGCCGAGGCCTGGGCGCTCGTCCGCCTCGCCGAGGCGCGCGGCCGCCACCTGCTCGTCTGCAACCCCTACCAATACCTGCCGGTCCTCGACGAGATCGGGACGCTCTTGCAGGACGGCCGCGCGGTGGGCCGGATCGAGAGCGTCGCCTGCTCCTTCGTCTCCGTCACCCGCAGCGTCTTCACCGGCGCGGAAGGGCTGTCGAAGTGGAAGAGCACCTTCTTCCGCCCCGACCGGGCGACCTGGCAGGACCCGCGCCAGGGCGGCGGCTTCGCGTACGGGCAGATGTCCCACGCGATCCCGCTCGCCCTCTGGCTGACAGGCCTCGTCCCGCGGACCGTCCGGGCCGCCACCGTGGATGCCGAGGGGGTCGACCTCTGTAACGCCGCGACGGTGCTGTTCGAGGGCGGCGCGATCGGCACCTTCCACGGGGCCGCCGCGATGCCCGAAGGCCACCGGGTGCTGATGCGCCTGACCGTGTCGGGCACGGACGGGGTCGCGATCCTCGACATCGACCGCGACCGGGCCGAAATCCGCCGCGGCGACGGCGGGAGCCGTGTCTTCGCCGTGCCGGAGGGGACCTGGATCCCGGAGAGCCGGACGCCGACCGATGCCCTCGTCGACCTCGCGCTCGGCCGCGGCGAGAACCGGTCGCCCGGCCGCATCGGAGCTGCCGCCGTGGGCACGATCGCGGCCATGCTGGACGCTGCGCGCGGCGGCGAGGGCCGGGTCCACCGGCCGGAGGCGGGGCCGTGA
- a CDS encoding ABC transporter substrate-binding protein — translation MARVLWGVAAAVGLLAGVEASVAQDLKPVPRNRTLISQGWDFYNQVPSPTSMSPYAGLLLHQRNSLHYTVNEPLFFTNHMTNEIIPWQAESFAYDEGFRTITLKLRDTVKWSDGQPFTAEDVVFTVDMLKSVAPDLLLSAAIKEWIARAEAPDPRTVRITLTKPGPRFVQDFLAQGQAARFIVVPKHIWTGQDPKTFSFFDLQKGWPVGTGPYKLVKSDASSIVYDRRESWWAAEAGVAKGMPAVERVIYKPATVDAVPQLFTNNEIDIGRALQVGAFEAGKARNPGLSSWNASGPVWGAPDGCTFRLILNTQRPPFDDADVRRAINHAINRDQIVNLAYEGSMPKAVWPFSSYGGVVAYTAQMKDLLAESGIDKADKALTEKLLTGKKFVKGADGQWAKPGGEAWPFTIIMQQGNPSGPVVVQQLKSAGFNVVFQALQDAAHNDAMATGNFDASLTVHCGSVYDPWQTLEHFHGKYAAAAGQKVTNPRSYTRYSNPELDAVLNKMEAVTPSPKDPAYMALVRDATRIFLRDLPEITLAEEFHVVTNNTTYWTGFPTAADPYVAPYLPWEGFALVVHRLKPRS, via the coding sequence ATGGCTCGCGTCCTCTGGGGCGTCGCGGCGGCTGTCGGGCTGCTCGCAGGCGTCGAAGCATCCGTCGCCCAGGATCTCAAGCCGGTTCCGCGCAACCGGACCCTGATCAGCCAGGGCTGGGACTTCTACAATCAGGTCCCCTCCCCGACCAGCATGAGCCCCTATGCGGGCCTGCTCCTGCACCAGCGCAACAGCCTGCACTACACGGTGAACGAACCCTTGTTCTTCACCAACCATATGACCAACGAGATCATCCCCTGGCAGGCGGAGAGCTTCGCCTACGACGAAGGATTCCGGACGATCACCCTCAAGCTCCGGGATACGGTGAAGTGGAGCGACGGCCAGCCCTTCACGGCCGAGGACGTCGTCTTCACGGTGGACATGCTGAAGTCCGTCGCGCCGGACCTCCTCCTGTCGGCCGCCATCAAGGAATGGATCGCGCGCGCCGAGGCACCGGACCCGCGGACCGTCCGCATCACCCTGACCAAGCCCGGGCCCCGCTTCGTGCAGGACTTCCTGGCCCAGGGGCAGGCCGCGCGGTTCATCGTCGTGCCGAAGCACATCTGGACCGGGCAGGATCCGAAGACCTTCTCGTTCTTCGACCTGCAGAAGGGCTGGCCGGTCGGCACGGGCCCCTACAAGCTGGTCAAATCCGACGCGAGTTCGATCGTGTACGACCGGCGGGAGTCCTGGTGGGCAGCCGAGGCGGGCGTCGCCAAGGGGATGCCGGCCGTCGAGCGCGTCATCTACAAGCCGGCGACCGTCGACGCGGTGCCCCAGCTCTTCACCAACAACGAGATCGACATCGGCCGGGCGCTGCAGGTCGGCGCCTTCGAGGCCGGCAAGGCGCGCAATCCCGGCCTCTCGTCCTGGAACGCCTCCGGGCCGGTTTGGGGCGCCCCGGACGGCTGCACCTTCCGCCTGATCCTCAACACCCAGCGCCCGCCCTTCGACGACGCGGACGTCCGCCGCGCCATCAACCACGCCATCAACCGCGACCAGATCGTCAACCTCGCCTACGAGGGCTCGATGCCCAAGGCGGTCTGGCCCTTCTCGTCCTATGGGGGCGTGGTCGCCTATACGGCGCAGATGAAGGACCTTCTGGCCGAGAGCGGCATCGACAAGGCCGACAAGGCCCTGACGGAGAAGCTCCTCACGGGGAAGAAGTTCGTGAAGGGGGCGGACGGCCAGTGGGCGAAGCCCGGCGGCGAGGCCTGGCCCTTCACGATCATCATGCAGCAGGGCAATCCGAGCGGGCCGGTGGTCGTCCAGCAGCTGAAGAGCGCCGGCTTCAACGTCGTGTTCCAGGCCCTGCAGGACGCCGCCCACAACGACGCCATGGCGACGGGCAACTTCGACGCCTCGCTCACCGTCCACTGCGGCAGCGTCTACGATCCCTGGCAGACGCTCGAGCACTTCCACGGGAAATACGCGGCGGCCGCCGGCCAGAAGGTCACGAACCCGCGCTCCTACACGCGCTATTCCAACCCGGAGCTCGACGCCGTCTTGAACAAGATGGAGGCCGTCACGCCGTCGCCCAAGGACCCGGCCTACATGGCCCTGGTGCGCGACGCGACCCGGATCTTCCTGCGCGACCTCCCGGAGATCACGCTCGCGGAGGAGTTCCACGTGGTCACCAACAACACGACCTACTGGACCGGCTTCCCGACCGCCGCCGACCCCTACGTGGCGCCCTACCTGCCCTGGGAGGGCTTCGCGCTGGTGGTGCACCGGCTGAAGCCGCGCAGCTGA
- a CDS encoding ABC transporter permease, with product MYLAYVARRFGMMLVVIALAVTINFVIPRLMPGDPIEQQLNQLAASGGGQIGDVQAIAAAYRAKFGLDQPMLAQYANYWKALFSLDLGVSLAHHPATVAETILAGLPWTVGLLGFTTLVSFALGTWLGARMAWPRGSRIVKALGVPVLLVSALPYFLIGLVLLFLFATVLKVFPAGGGHPFTLQLGWTWESVRGIAYHAALPAASIILAEVGAWAIGMRGMVVSVLGEDYITLAEAKGLPDRRIFLWYGMRNAMLPQFTVLALTLGHIVSGAILVEVVFAYPGIGYQLYQAIQTKDYFVIQGIILLLSVSIALAMFLLDLVYPLIDPRIAAGGR from the coding sequence TTGTACCTCGCCTACGTCGCCCGTCGCTTCGGCATGATGCTGGTCGTGATCGCGCTGGCGGTCACGATCAACTTCGTCATCCCGCGGCTCATGCCGGGCGACCCGATCGAGCAGCAGCTGAACCAGCTCGCCGCGTCCGGCGGCGGCCAGATCGGCGACGTCCAGGCCATCGCTGCGGCCTACCGCGCGAAGTTCGGCCTCGACCAGCCGATGCTCGCCCAATATGCCAACTACTGGAAGGCCCTGTTCAGCCTGGACCTCGGGGTGTCCCTCGCCCACCACCCGGCGACGGTCGCCGAGACGATCCTGGCGGGGCTGCCCTGGACGGTCGGGCTCCTCGGCTTCACCACCCTGGTCAGCTTCGCGCTCGGCACCTGGCTCGGCGCCCGGATGGCCTGGCCGCGCGGGTCGCGAATCGTCAAGGCGCTCGGGGTGCCGGTGCTGCTCGTCTCGGCGCTGCCCTACTTCCTGATCGGCCTGGTGCTCCTCTTCCTCTTCGCCACGGTCCTGAAGGTCTTCCCGGCCGGCGGCGGGCATCCCTTCACGCTGCAGCTCGGCTGGACCTGGGAAAGCGTGAGGGGCATCGCCTACCACGCCGCCCTCCCCGCCGCGTCGATCATCCTGGCCGAGGTCGGGGCCTGGGCGATCGGCATGCGGGGCATGGTCGTGAGCGTGCTCGGGGAGGACTACATCACGCTCGCCGAGGCCAAGGGGCTGCCGGACCGCCGGATCTTCCTCTGGTACGGGATGCGCAACGCCATGCTCCCGCAGTTCACCGTGCTCGCGCTCACCCTCGGCCACATCGTCTCCGGCGCGATCCTGGTGGAGGTCGTCTTCGCCTATCCGGGCATCGGCTACCAGCTCTACCAGGCGATCCAGACCAAAGACTATTTCGTCATCCAGGGCATCATCCTGCTGCTCTCGGTCTCGATCGCACTCGCCATGTTCCTCCTCGACCTGGTCTATCCGCTGATCGATCCGCGCATCGCGGCGGGCGGCCGATGA
- a CDS encoding LacI family DNA-binding transcriptional regulator: MTEITAKDVAALAGVSRSAVSRTFTPRASVAPETRRRVLEAAERLGYRPNALASSLAKGRSDLVALVANSQPDLREPYLFHALNAALQGIGRQLVTVSLDNADRGTESLADLIRFPLETAVVMADSVDAATIAPYCTLRPPIMLNGRAGEADCDLVRLDEAAGIGQALGWLSQRGIHRLWYVAGRRTATAHASRRLAFLEALAKYPMLLVDEDIGDFSYESGAEAWRRLAARGDRPDALIAANDAMAMGALDAAREAGRGSDVTVIGFDNVPQSNWAPYRFPTVEQPIAGIVDAVCDILRLRADEPGSPPIERVVQTRFIPR; the protein is encoded by the coding sequence ATGACCGAGATCACGGCCAAGGATGTTGCCGCCCTCGCGGGGGTGTCGCGCTCGGCCGTTTCGCGCACCTTCACGCCGAGGGCCAGCGTCGCGCCCGAGACCCGTCGCCGGGTGCTCGAGGCGGCCGAGCGCCTCGGATATCGGCCCAACGCGCTCGCCTCGTCGCTGGCGAAGGGGCGCAGCGACCTGGTCGCGCTGGTCGCCAATTCGCAGCCCGACCTGCGGGAACCGTACCTGTTCCACGCCCTCAACGCCGCCCTGCAGGGGATCGGCCGCCAGCTGGTGACCGTCAGCCTGGACAACGCCGACCGGGGCACCGAATCGCTGGCCGATCTCATCCGGTTTCCGCTCGAAACGGCCGTTGTGATGGCCGACTCCGTCGACGCGGCGACGATCGCGCCTTACTGCACCCTACGGCCGCCAATCATGCTGAACGGTCGGGCCGGCGAGGCCGATTGCGATCTCGTCCGGCTCGATGAGGCCGCCGGCATCGGCCAGGCGCTCGGATGGCTCTCGCAACGGGGCATCCACCGCCTGTGGTACGTGGCCGGACGACGGACGGCCACCGCCCACGCGAGCCGGCGGCTCGCCTTCCTGGAGGCTCTCGCGAAATATCCCATGCTGCTCGTCGACGAGGATATCGGCGACTTCTCGTACGAGAGCGGCGCCGAGGCCTGGCGTCGGCTGGCCGCACGCGGAGACCGGCCGGACGCCCTCATTGCAGCCAACGACGCCATGGCGATGGGGGCGCTCGACGCCGCGAGGGAGGCGGGCAGGGGCTCGGACGTCACGGTGATCGGCTTCGACAACGTCCCGCAGTCCAACTGGGCGCCCTATCGGTTCCCGACCGTGGAACAGCCCATCGCCGGCATCGTCGATGCCGTCTGCGACATTCTCCGCCTGCGCGCCGACGAACCCGGGTCGCCACCCATCGAACGTGTCGTCCAGACACGGTTCATCCCGCGCTAG
- a CDS encoding ABC transporter ATP-binding protein, with protein sequence MSGLLEARDVSVVFGGGFGRREKRAVDGISFGIGGERPRIVAIVGESGSGKTTLTRLLLGFQRPTAGSVRYRGTNLEAMNSREYRGFRKDVQAIFQDPFDVYNPFYKIDRVLLKPLLAFGLATDRADADRRIAEALSRVGLRPAETLGRYPHQLSGGQRQRIMIARALLLKPRIILADEPVSMVDASLRATILESLHRLKTELGISLVYVTHDLTTAYQIADEVVVLYGGRIVEAGDAEAVIRQPEHPYTRALVDAIPPPDPLLPWGRAEAAPRAGDGPAIADRGCAFANRCPEALDLCRTAVPPLVETGAGRRTACHRRQPVAAPAPAPDPEPLGATP encoded by the coding sequence GTGAGCGGGCTCCTCGAGGCACGGGACGTCTCCGTCGTGTTCGGCGGCGGGTTCGGCCGGCGCGAGAAGCGCGCCGTCGACGGCATCTCGTTCGGGATCGGCGGCGAGCGGCCGCGCATCGTCGCGATCGTCGGCGAGAGCGGCAGCGGGAAGACCACGCTGACCCGCCTGCTCCTCGGCTTCCAGCGGCCGACGGCCGGGTCGGTGCGCTATCGCGGGACGAACCTCGAGGCCATGAACTCCCGTGAATACAGAGGTTTCCGGAAGGACGTTCAAGCGATTTTCCAGGACCCGTTCGACGTCTACAACCCCTTCTACAAGATCGACCGCGTCCTGCTGAAGCCCCTCCTCGCCTTCGGCCTCGCGACGGACCGGGCCGACGCCGACCGGCGGATCGCGGAGGCCCTGTCGCGGGTCGGCCTGCGCCCGGCGGAGACCCTCGGCCGCTACCCGCACCAGCTCTCCGGCGGCCAGCGGCAGCGCATCATGATCGCCCGCGCGCTGCTGCTGAAGCCGCGCATCATCCTGGCCGACGAGCCCGTCTCCATGGTCGACGCCTCCCTCCGCGCGACCATTCTGGAGAGCCTGCACCGGCTGAAGACGGAGCTCGGCATCTCGCTCGTCTACGTCACCCACGACCTCACCACCGCCTACCAGATCGCCGACGAGGTGGTGGTGCTCTATGGCGGGCGGATCGTCGAGGCGGGCGACGCGGAGGCCGTGATCCGGCAGCCCGAGCACCCCTACACGCGGGCGCTCGTGGACGCGATCCCGCCCCCCGACCCGCTCCTGCCCTGGGGCCGCGCAGAGGCCGCGCCGCGCGCCGGCGACGGGCCGGCTATCGCCGACCGGGGCTGCGCCTTCGCCAACCGCTGCCCGGAGGCGCTCGACCTGTGCCGGACGGCGGTGCCGCCGCTCGTCGAGACGGGCGCGGGCCGCCGGACCGCCTGCCACCGCCGCCAGCCCGTCGCGGCGCCCGCGCCCGCCCCCGACCCTGAGCCGCTCGGAGCCACCCCATGA
- a CDS encoding IclR family transcriptional regulator produces MKSAGRVLDLVEILVASEQGLTFTDLLRRTGFPKSSLHALLDVLTQRSYAHFDQRTNRYSLGIQVWQNGQAYLRSRSIVREAGDAMGGIGRELNETVQLACLDGTENVYLAKVDSTHPLRLQSEVGARLAAHATGLGKALLSGLPDDEIRRRHAGRPLVRMTPNTITSLDALLAEAARIRATGFSVDDEEYTPGLVCVAVPVRDSTGAVVVALSVAVPIIRASTDVLGRALTLLARASVDVTRRLHGPTDAATVRLADGQANAGELESRFGFLRRTADTPDAIGRRR; encoded by the coding sequence GTGAAGTCCGCCGGCAGAGTCCTTGATCTCGTTGAAATTCTGGTCGCCAGCGAACAGGGCCTCACCTTCACCGACCTGCTGCGCCGGACCGGATTTCCCAAGAGCAGCCTGCACGCGCTCCTCGATGTGCTCACGCAAAGGAGCTATGCGCATTTTGACCAGAGAACGAACCGGTACAGTCTCGGCATCCAGGTCTGGCAGAACGGGCAGGCCTATCTGCGCAGCCGCAGCATCGTGCGCGAGGCCGGCGACGCCATGGGCGGCATCGGGCGCGAGCTGAACGAGACCGTCCAGCTCGCCTGCCTGGACGGGACGGAGAACGTCTACCTGGCCAAGGTCGACAGCACGCACCCGCTGCGGCTCCAGTCCGAGGTGGGCGCTCGTCTCGCCGCGCATGCGACCGGGCTCGGGAAGGCACTCCTGTCCGGCCTGCCGGACGACGAGATCCGGCGCCGTCACGCCGGGCGTCCGCTCGTCCGCATGACCCCGAACACGATCACGTCGCTCGACGCGCTCCTGGCCGAAGCGGCCCGGATCCGGGCCACCGGCTTCTCGGTCGACGACGAGGAGTACACGCCGGGCCTCGTCTGCGTCGCCGTGCCGGTCCGCGATTCGACCGGCGCGGTCGTGGTCGCGCTCAGCGTCGCCGTACCGATCATCCGTGCCTCGACCGACGTACTCGGCCGCGCGCTGACGCTTCTCGCACGCGCCAGCGTCGACGTGACCCGCCGGCTCCACGGGCCCACGGATGCGGCGACCGTACGGCTCGCCGACGGCCAGGCGAACGCCGGCGAACTCGAATCCCGCTTCGGCTTCCTGCGCCGCACCGCCGACACACCCGACGCCATCGGCCGCCGGCGCTGA